One segment of Deinococcus yavapaiensis KR-236 DNA contains the following:
- the nagA gene encoding N-acetylglucosamine-6-phosphate deacetylase: protein MSTRLQGRILTSRGFVTGAVSFGRTIEDIEAGDAPGRYILPGFIDVHVHGGNGGDTMDGERGVETMARFHGSHGTTSMLPTTVTAPWSNVMSALRGVAEVRSRGVEGGADVLGAHLEGPFISPKRLGAQAPQTILPSASLLEEALALNVVRLTTVAPELEGMDAAARKLSRAGVRVSFGHTVGAYEDAVRVAAAVREEGGTVSGTHLFNAMSGLMGRAPGVLGALLADEAAFAELIFDLHHVYSGAFLAARAAKRGRLLLITDAIRAAGLPDGESELGGQKVFVKNGRATLVDGTLAGSVLTLDVALRNAVKVGVPIEEASRMLSGTPAELLGLSDRGRIEVGLRADFVVLDEALRVLEVYVGGERIA, encoded by the coding sequence ATGAGCACGCGCTTGCAGGGAAGAATTCTTACGTCGCGCGGTTTCGTGACGGGCGCGGTGAGTTTCGGGCGGACCATCGAGGACATAGAGGCGGGCGACGCTCCGGGTCGGTACATCTTGCCGGGCTTCATCGACGTGCACGTGCACGGCGGAAATGGCGGCGATACCATGGACGGCGAGCGGGGCGTGGAGACGATGGCGCGTTTTCACGGATCGCACGGCACGACGTCCATGCTCCCGACGACCGTGACGGCCCCCTGGTCCAATGTGATGAGCGCGTTGCGAGGCGTGGCGGAGGTTCGATCGCGTGGAGTGGAGGGCGGCGCGGATGTCCTCGGCGCGCACTTGGAGGGACCGTTCATCAGTCCGAAGCGGCTGGGCGCGCAGGCTCCGCAGACGATCTTGCCGTCCGCGTCGCTCTTGGAGGAAGCGTTGGCGTTGAACGTCGTGCGCTTGACGACGGTCGCGCCGGAGCTCGAAGGCATGGACGCGGCGGCGAGGAAGCTCTCGCGTGCGGGCGTGCGCGTGAGCTTCGGACACACCGTCGGAGCGTACGAGGACGCCGTCCGGGTCGCGGCGGCCGTGCGCGAGGAAGGCGGGACGGTGTCGGGTACGCACCTGTTCAACGCGATGAGCGGGCTGATGGGACGCGCGCCGGGCGTGCTGGGCGCCTTGCTGGCCGACGAGGCCGCATTCGCGGAACTGATTTTCGATTTGCATCATGTGTACTCGGGAGCGTTTCTCGCGGCGCGGGCGGCGAAACGGGGCCGCTTGCTGCTCATCACGGACGCCATTCGTGCGGCGGGTTTGCCGGACGGCGAGAGCGAGCTCGGCGGGCAGAAGGTGTTCGTGAAGAACGGGCGCGCCACTCTCGTCGACGGCACGCTCGCGGGCAGCGTGCTCACCTTGGACGTGGCGCTTCGAAACGCGGTGAAGGTCGGAGTGCCGATAGAGGAAGCGTCGCGGATGCTGAGCGGCACGCCCGCCGAGTTGCTGGGTCTCTCGGATCGGGGACGGATCGAGGTCGGCTTGCGCGCCGACTTCGTGGTCTTGGACGAGGCGCTTCGGGTATTAGAGGTGTACGTGGGCGGCGAGCGGATCGCGTGA
- a CDS encoding deoxyguanosinetriphosphate triphosphohydrolase: protein MLFDREQLQAHERAVLAPYATFSDASRGRAHPEPEVLGRTPFHEDRERVLHTAAFRRLQYKTQVFVNFEGDHYRTRLTHTLEVASVARNVSVSLGLNETLAETITLAHDLGHSPFGHAGERALNELMREHGGFEHNRQSVRVVTKLEERSSAHPGLNLTWETLEGLAKHEPLAEGDRTVGRPSLEAQLANVADSVAYNAHDLDDGLRSGLISPRDLRDVELWMYLVRRLGVDERDFGDRERRAVTRELLRWMTDDLIRESNRRLEDAGVHSPEDARSHPATLVCHSREARDLLADLGRFLFTHLYRHHQVVRQIHQAELILGALFDAYRARPALLPPNVRAREATSGLERTVCDYLAGMTDRFATDEYRRLFQPRAW from the coding sequence ATGCTCTTCGACCGCGAGCAACTTCAGGCGCACGAACGCGCCGTCCTCGCGCCGTACGCCACCTTCTCCGACGCGTCGCGCGGCCGCGCCCACCCCGAACCCGAAGTGCTCGGTCGCACCCCCTTCCACGAGGATCGCGAGCGCGTCTTGCACACCGCCGCCTTTCGGCGCCTGCAGTACAAGACGCAAGTCTTCGTGAACTTCGAGGGCGACCACTACCGCACCCGCCTCACGCACACCCTGGAAGTCGCGAGCGTCGCACGCAACGTCAGCGTCTCGCTCGGCCTCAACGAGACGCTCGCCGAGACGATCACCCTCGCCCACGACCTCGGCCACTCGCCGTTCGGTCACGCGGGCGAACGCGCGCTCAACGAACTCATGCGTGAACACGGAGGCTTCGAACACAACCGGCAAAGCGTCCGTGTCGTCACGAAACTCGAAGAGCGTTCCAGCGCCCACCCTGGCCTCAACCTCACTTGGGAGACCTTGGAAGGGCTCGCGAAGCACGAGCCCCTTGCCGAAGGCGACCGAACCGTGGGGCGGCCCAGCCTCGAAGCGCAACTCGCCAACGTCGCCGATTCGGTCGCGTACAACGCCCACGACCTCGACGACGGCCTGCGCAGCGGCCTGATTTCGCCGCGCGACTTGCGCGACGTCGAACTTTGGATGTACCTCGTGCGCCGACTCGGCGTGGACGAACGTGACTTCGGCGACCGCGAGCGGCGCGCCGTCACACGCGAACTCCTTAGGTGGATGACCGACGACCTCATTCGAGAAAGCAACCGCCGCTTGGAAGACGCGGGCGTTCACAGCCCCGAGGATGCGCGAAGCCACCCGGCGACGCTCGTCTGCCACTCGCGCGAAGCGCGCGACCTTCTCGCCGACCTCGGCCGCTTCCTCTTCACACACCTCTACCGTCACCATCAAGTCGTGCGGCAAATTCACCAAGCCGAGCTGATCCTCGGCGCCCTCTTCGACGCGTATCGCGCCCGCCCAGCCCTCTTGCCGCCCAACGTTCGCGCGCGCGAAGCTACCAGCGGATTGGAGCGCACCGTTTGCGATTACCTCGCTGGAATGACCGACCGCTTCGCGACCGACGAGTACCGTCGCCTCTTTCAGCCACGCGCCTGGTGA
- a CDS encoding sensor histidine kinase encodes MAARMRDFDWTATPLGPPDTWPSALRTYVHLMLTSRQPMYLAWTPDLIALYNDAYRPILGADKHPKALGTRTADIFGDDGYPGLKPVFDAALRGESAAFENLLVPLVRHGYLEEDYFDVSFSPVYVGTQVYGVFSSVTETTERVLSARRTKTLAALAATLLGAHDLAQIVQATLDLAQHNPTDLPCMLLYVPAISGEGQLADAVGWRDEDLAEWRTRPSTWLTEREARVVPITPVAAGPWPERVTHLVVLPLASSDEQAQLGVFAVGLNPRKHLDDAYHDFLQFFSAQLTSALRNAHLTEELRERNTDLAARNHALSAFEEWTRDLTFDLDADELIERAQALVSDLLPLDAAAYYEREGDRWFLKHLRGEYGNEDLRRAHEQCLPHATTDSMRIPFETGETFYQDAYDVSTDSLPEHTAHVSATVMMPLKTTRGVRGIFGLAVFSRSGWTTAERAIIETVGRSLSLALDRAEKIADLARERALLASANEELDAFAYSVSHDLRTPVRHIMGFNELLRKSFGAGLDAKATRYLQVVDDAAARMNTLIDAMLDLSRTSRLSLRWGIVDLRAIVSSVRAESQADVLERHVTWRVSALPLVTADHDLLRQVMVNLLSNALKYTRTREETVIEVWAEEREREWAVFVRDNGVGFDPRYTDKLFGVFQRLHRQEEFEGTGVGLANVRRIVQRHGGHVMAQSTTGQGATFGFTLPKHP; translated from the coding sequence ATGGCAGCGCGCATGCGCGACTTCGACTGGACTGCCACACCCCTCGGCCCGCCCGACACCTGGCCGAGCGCCCTGCGCACCTATGTCCATCTGATGCTGACGTCCAGGCAACCGATGTACCTCGCGTGGACGCCCGACCTCATCGCGCTGTACAACGACGCTTACCGCCCGATCCTGGGCGCGGACAAGCATCCGAAGGCCCTGGGGACGCGTACCGCAGACATCTTCGGCGACGACGGTTATCCGGGACTCAAGCCGGTGTTCGACGCGGCGCTCCGAGGTGAAAGCGCCGCGTTCGAGAACCTCCTCGTGCCCCTCGTGCGCCACGGGTACTTGGAGGAGGACTACTTCGACGTGAGCTTCTCCCCAGTGTACGTGGGGACGCAGGTCTACGGAGTGTTCTCGTCGGTCACCGAAACTACCGAGAGGGTCCTCAGCGCACGCCGCACAAAAACCCTCGCGGCCCTCGCCGCCACCCTGCTCGGCGCACACGACCTCGCGCAGATCGTGCAAGCCACGCTCGACCTGGCTCAGCACAACCCTACCGACTTGCCGTGCATGTTGCTGTACGTGCCCGCCATCTCAGGAGAAGGGCAACTGGCCGACGCGGTCGGCTGGCGCGACGAAGACCTCGCCGAGTGGCGCACCCGGCCCTCGACTTGGCTCACCGAACGTGAAGCGCGCGTCGTCCCGATCACTCCCGTCGCGGCGGGGCCGTGGCCGGAACGGGTGACGCACTTGGTCGTGCTGCCCCTCGCTTCCAGCGACGAGCAAGCACAGTTAGGCGTGTTCGCTGTTGGCCTCAATCCACGCAAACACCTCGACGACGCGTACCACGATTTTCTCCAGTTCTTCAGCGCCCAACTCACTTCCGCATTGCGCAACGCCCACCTCACCGAGGAGTTGCGGGAGCGCAACACCGATCTCGCCGCGCGCAACCACGCTCTAAGCGCCTTCGAGGAGTGGACGCGCGACCTCACCTTCGACCTCGACGCAGACGAGTTGATCGAGCGGGCGCAAGCGCTCGTGAGCGATCTGCTGCCCCTCGACGCCGCCGCGTATTACGAGCGCGAAGGCGACCGATGGTTCTTGAAGCACCTGCGAGGTGAGTACGGCAACGAAGACCTCCGACGCGCTCACGAGCAATGCTTGCCGCACGCCACGACCGACAGCATGCGCATTCCGTTCGAAACAGGCGAAACGTTCTACCAAGACGCGTACGACGTGAGCACCGACAGCTTGCCGGAGCACACCGCGCACGTGAGCGCCACCGTCATGATGCCGCTCAAGACGACCCGAGGCGTGCGCGGTATTTTCGGCTTGGCGGTGTTCAGTCGTTCAGGCTGGACGACTGCGGAACGCGCCATTATCGAGACGGTGGGGCGCAGCTTGAGCCTCGCACTCGACCGGGCGGAAAAGATCGCGGATCTCGCGCGGGAACGCGCCTTGCTCGCGAGCGCCAACGAGGAACTCGACGCTTTCGCGTACAGCGTCTCGCACGACCTTCGAACGCCGGTGCGACACATCATGGGGTTCAACGAGTTGCTGCGCAAATCGTTCGGGGCGGGGCTCGACGCGAAAGCCACTCGGTATTTGCAGGTGGTGGACGATGCGGCGGCGCGCATGAATACCCTCATCGACGCGATGCTCGACTTGTCGCGCACGTCCCGCTTGTCGTTGCGCTGGGGCATCGTGGACCTCAGGGCGATCGTGTCCTCGGTGCGGGCCGAGTCGCAAGCGGACGTGCTGGAGCGGCACGTGACGTGGCGGGTGTCCGCGTTGCCGCTTGTGACGGCCGATCACGATTTGCTGCGTCAGGTGATGGTGAACTTGCTCTCGAACGCGCTGAAGTACACGCGCACGCGAGAGGAAACGGTGATCGAGGTGTGGGCCGAGGAACGCGAGCGGGAGTGGGCCGTGTTCGTGCGGGACAACGGGGTGGGCTTCGATCCGCGCTACACGGACAAGCTCTTCGGCGTGTTTCAACGCCTGCACCGCCAAGAAGAATTCGAGGGTACGGGCGTGGGGCTCGCGAACGTGCGGCGCATCGTGCAACGCCACGGGGGGCACGTGATGGCACAAAGCACGACGGGGCAAGGCGCGACGTTCGGCTTCACCTTGCCGAAGCACCCCTGA
- a CDS encoding cysteine hydrolase family protein, with protein sequence MTEKQSHHREIYAEAEDGGVQFAASADRWHLHEDYVHLAPQRGKQGLLRFDAQLKPFVDSVDRQALVIIDMQNDFCSPGGWTDASGLDYRRCREAIPGVVRALEVARQRGMWVIWVYWHNREDLRNLGAPTLYSFKHEPSQKGIGQELDHGKVLTEGSWGAQMIDELKILMRDEDIHIEKVRMSGFYGTHLDQVLRTQGISTLFLAGVNIDQCVSTTMEDAYFRDYNAVLLEDACATSSPDFCQQAVVFNTRQCWGFSLTTEQFASATPFD encoded by the coding sequence ATGACCGAGAAGCAGAGCCATCACCGGGAAATCTACGCCGAGGCCGAAGACGGCGGAGTGCAGTTCGCGGCGAGCGCCGATCGCTGGCACCTTCACGAGGACTACGTTCATCTCGCTCCTCAGCGAGGCAAACAGGGCCTACTGCGGTTCGACGCGCAGCTCAAACCGTTCGTGGACAGCGTCGATCGACAGGCCCTCGTGATCATCGACATGCAGAACGACTTCTGCTCTCCGGGCGGTTGGACGGACGCGTCCGGCTTGGACTACCGCCGTTGCCGCGAGGCGATTCCGGGGGTCGTGCGGGCGCTCGAGGTTGCGCGTCAGCGCGGCATGTGGGTGATCTGGGTGTATTGGCACAACCGAGAGGACTTGCGCAACCTTGGCGCGCCCACGCTGTACTCGTTCAAGCACGAACCTTCGCAGAAGGGCATCGGCCAGGAATTGGACCATGGAAAGGTCCTCACCGAGGGCTCCTGGGGCGCGCAGATGATCGACGAACTCAAAATCCTGATGCGCGACGAGGACATCCACATCGAGAAGGTGCGCATGAGCGGCTTCTACGGCACGCACCTCGACCAAGTGCTGCGCACGCAGGGCATCAGCACCCTGTTCCTGGCGGGCGTGAACATCGATCAGTGCGTCTCGACGACGATGGAGGACGCGTACTTCCGCGATTACAACGCGGTACTGCTCGAAGACGCCTGTGCGACGTCCAGCCCGGATTTCTGCCAGCAGGCGGTGGTGTTCAACACGCGGCAGTGCTGGGGCTTCTCGCTCACCACCGAGCAGTTTGCCAGCGCCACGCCCTTCGACTGA
- a CDS encoding alginate O-acetyltransferase AlgX-related protein, translated as MKRNPVRAAIRTMLSALGAWTLASTSAAQSAAPTAVTPICEAAFDARRYAPEDTWARLVNQGKDGWLFGYYSFENSPPALTGRMRDEFIRFRDALRAQGTELLMVVIPGKGLVTWDKVDVATLRRPTDINFLRSRYAEYIASFRSAGVYASNVVALGLSDTSGQALYFRYDHHWTPRLAELVAEDLAKEMRSRAAYRDLPAFEPKVRRYNALYPGSFAAMVKKYCGQILPPEPYVSLVTETTGAGGDLLDAEEPGIALVGDSHSVESTFATLLRQKLQRDLVNHSVPGGAATAPLETYLLSGNYRAAPPRFLIWSFETGGIQPGFLARMAAAVQGPCTGTRRVFAGTVEALAAETSLPLPTPVTVTTGDYVHLQLTDRAIRTVNLNGAETALHSRTSNTGTFYLELPPGPLDRVLLRFPTAPQGTIQVSVCRHVP; from the coding sequence ATGAAGCGAAATCCCGTGCGAGCCGCCATCCGAACGATGTTGAGTGCGCTCGGAGCGTGGACGCTCGCTTCCACGTCCGCCGCGCAAAGCGCCGCGCCGACCGCCGTCACGCCGATTTGCGAAGCGGCCTTCGACGCGCGGCGGTACGCGCCCGAGGACACCTGGGCGCGGCTCGTCAATCAAGGAAAGGACGGCTGGCTGTTCGGGTATTACAGTTTCGAGAACAGCCCGCCCGCCTTGACGGGACGGATGCGCGACGAGTTCATCCGCTTTCGTGACGCGTTGCGCGCCCAAGGCACCGAACTGCTGATGGTGGTGATTCCCGGAAAGGGCCTCGTGACTTGGGACAAGGTCGACGTCGCCACGCTGCGCCGTCCGACCGACATCAACTTCTTGCGTTCGCGCTACGCCGAGTACATCGCGTCGTTTCGGTCGGCGGGCGTGTACGCGTCGAACGTCGTGGCGCTCGGCCTGTCCGACACGAGCGGTCAGGCGCTCTACTTCCGCTACGATCACCATTGGACGCCGCGTCTCGCCGAACTGGTCGCCGAGGACCTCGCCAAGGAGATGCGAAGTCGAGCGGCTTACCGCGACTTACCGGCGTTCGAGCCGAAGGTGCGCCGGTACAACGCGTTGTATCCCGGTTCCTTCGCCGCCATGGTCAAGAAGTATTGCGGTCAGATCTTGCCGCCCGAACCGTACGTGTCGCTCGTGACGGAAACGACGGGCGCCGGGGGCGACCTGCTGGACGCCGAAGAGCCCGGCATCGCCCTCGTCGGAGACAGTCACAGCGTCGAGTCGACGTTCGCCACCCTGCTGCGCCAAAAGCTTCAACGCGACCTTGTCAACCACTCCGTGCCCGGCGGGGCAGCGACCGCGCCGCTGGAAACCTACCTGCTTTCAGGAAATTACCGCGCGGCTCCTCCTCGCTTCCTGATTTGGTCGTTCGAGACCGGAGGTATCCAGCCCGGCTTCCTGGCCCGAATGGCGGCCGCCGTTCAAGGCCCTTGTACGGGTACGCGGCGAGTGTTCGCTGGGACCGTGGAGGCACTCGCCGCCGAGACGTCGCTGCCATTGCCCACCCCCGTCACGGTCACGACCGGAGATTACGTGCACCTGCAATTGACCGACCGCGCCATTCGCACGGTCAACTTGAACGGAGCCGAGACGGCGCTCCACTCCCGAACGAGCAACACCGGCACCTTCTACCTCGAGTTACCGCCGGGCCCGCTCGACCGCGTCCTCTTGCGGTTTCCCACGGCCCCTCAGGGAACCATCCAAGTCTCGGTGTGCCGCCACGTGCCCTGA
- a CDS encoding alginate O-acetyltransferase AlgX-related protein, with amino-acid sequence MNVSENSSVGPPPNAETARERSVAWASGVYFLACLTVGAVLALPSLKLGPDVSRTTLLRGTWAKDTEQSLDRSLVLRNWGVTAWGAFDYLVFREARPGALVGRNGWLYTTEEFSRARDETRQMDRNATFVAKVARQLSARDASLLVVVVPAKARLARDHLGRYALPSSVSRRAERFTARLSDVGVNALDLSGPLIAAQRTASVFLRTDTHWSPFGARAAARAVAGYVTRLTSKLPRSDFTVRTLNRVPYAGDLTRFVPLGPWRERLGPRPDDVPTVRLERLGESSLLGEEDVPVVLVGTSYSAASRWGFAAWLAEALRADVLNAAEEGVGPAIPMARYLSGPDFADTPPKLVIWEIPERFVAQDFAEAVASDVAARHP; translated from the coding sequence GTGAATGTTTCCGAGAATTCGTCAGTCGGACCTCCCCCGAACGCCGAGACGGCGCGAGAGAGGAGCGTCGCGTGGGCGTCCGGCGTCTACTTCCTGGCCTGCCTGACGGTCGGCGCGGTGCTCGCGCTTCCATCGTTGAAGCTGGGCCCCGACGTCTCCCGCACGACCTTGCTCCGTGGAACGTGGGCCAAGGACACCGAGCAAAGCCTCGACCGATCGTTGGTACTTCGGAATTGGGGCGTGACGGCCTGGGGCGCCTTCGATTACCTCGTATTCAGAGAAGCGCGGCCGGGCGCGCTGGTGGGACGCAACGGCTGGCTGTACACCACCGAGGAGTTCTCGAGGGCACGTGACGAAACACGTCAGATGGACCGCAACGCCACCTTCGTAGCGAAGGTGGCTCGGCAGTTGTCGGCGCGAGACGCGAGCTTGCTCGTCGTCGTCGTGCCGGCCAAAGCGCGGCTCGCTCGCGATCACCTCGGGCGCTACGCGCTTCCGTCGTCCGTGAGCCGACGCGCCGAGCGCTTCACGGCCCGCTTGAGCGACGTCGGCGTGAACGCCTTGGACTTGAGCGGCCCGTTGATCGCTGCCCAACGCACCGCTTCCGTCTTTTTACGAACCGACACGCACTGGTCTCCGTTCGGCGCTCGGGCCGCCGCGCGGGCTGTGGCCGGGTACGTGACGCGGCTCACTTCGAAGTTGCCCCGAAGCGACTTCACCGTGCGGACGCTGAACCGGGTACCGTATGCTGGGGATCTCACGCGCTTCGTCCCGCTCGGCCCGTGGCGCGAGCGTCTCGGGCCGCGACCGGACGACGTGCCGACGGTGCGGTTGGAGCGGCTCGGCGAATCGAGCTTGCTGGGCGAGGAAGACGTGCCGGTGGTCTTGGTGGGCACGAGTTACAGCGCCGCTTCTCGCTGGGGATTCGCCGCTTGGCTGGCCGAGGCGTTGCGAGCGGACGTCCTCAACGCCGCCGAGGAAGGCGTCGGTCCAGCGATTCCCATGGCACGTTATCTGAGCGGCCCGGACTTCGCCGACACGCCCCCGAAGCTGGTGATTTGGGAAATTCCCGAACGGTTCGTCGCTCAAGACTTTGCCGAAGCGGTGGCTTCCGACGTCGCCGCTCGACACCCCTAG
- a CDS encoding MBOAT family O-acyltransferase codes for MVFSSNIFLFVFLPIFLAVYFLLPFRAKSAWILTGSYAFYGWWRFDFLALLFAVTLASYLVALGMVRAPEFRRRAWLSAGIVGNLAVLAYFKYANFGVSSFNTLVSSLGLQPFAWAPVLLPIGLSFFIFHAISYLVDVYRGGAAPTRNFIDFAAFIALFPHLIAGPVLKYNLLAEQFRSRVHSFALFGQGSHRFMIGFAKKVLIADTIAPLVGQAFDLPNPSMADAWLGTVAYTLQLYFDFSGYSDMAIGLALMLGFRFPENFDHPYISRSITEFWRRWHMSLSSWLREYLYISLGGNRRGRARTYVNLWLTMVLGGLWHGANWTFVLWGAWHGSLLAFERWHGEAGKNASARTSKPPVLAMLGTLLLVMLGWVLFRAESVGSAWTVYRGLFGFNGLALSDDLAWQVRGSQVAVMLLALAFVFVSPSWSRWSEALNIKKAGMRFALRSAVAFVVLPLFALSVLKLNAQSYTPFLYFQF; via the coding sequence ATGGTCTTCAGCAGCAATATCTTCCTGTTCGTTTTCCTGCCGATCTTCCTGGCCGTCTATTTCCTGCTTCCATTTCGCGCCAAGAGCGCTTGGATCTTGACGGGCAGCTACGCGTTTTACGGTTGGTGGCGCTTCGATTTTCTGGCGTTGCTGTTCGCCGTCACGCTCGCAAGCTACCTCGTCGCGTTGGGAATGGTACGCGCTCCGGAATTTCGACGGCGTGCCTGGTTGAGCGCCGGAATAGTGGGCAACCTCGCCGTGCTGGCTTACTTCAAGTACGCCAACTTCGGCGTGTCGTCGTTCAACACCCTGGTGAGCTCCTTGGGATTGCAGCCGTTCGCGTGGGCGCCGGTCCTGCTTCCGATCGGGCTCTCGTTCTTCATTTTTCACGCGATCTCGTACCTCGTGGACGTGTACCGTGGCGGCGCGGCGCCGACTCGCAACTTCATCGATTTCGCCGCCTTCATCGCCTTGTTTCCGCACCTCATCGCCGGTCCGGTGCTCAAGTACAACTTGCTCGCCGAGCAGTTCCGCTCGCGCGTCCATTCCTTCGCGTTGTTCGGGCAAGGGTCCCACCGCTTCATGATCGGCTTTGCCAAGAAGGTGCTGATCGCCGATACCATCGCGCCGCTCGTCGGTCAGGCATTCGACTTGCCGAATCCCAGCATGGCCGACGCTTGGCTCGGCACGGTGGCGTACACGCTGCAGTTGTACTTCGACTTCAGCGGCTACTCGGATATGGCCATCGGCCTCGCGTTGATGCTGGGCTTCCGCTTTCCGGAGAACTTCGATCATCCTTATATCAGCCGCTCCATCACCGAGTTTTGGCGTCGATGGCACATGAGCTTGTCCAGTTGGCTGCGCGAATACCTTTACATCAGCTTGGGTGGAAACCGCCGAGGCCGCGCGCGCACCTACGTCAACTTGTGGTTGACCATGGTGCTCGGCGGCCTTTGGCACGGAGCCAACTGGACGTTCGTGCTGTGGGGCGCGTGGCACGGCAGTCTGCTGGCTTTCGAACGCTGGCATGGCGAAGCCGGGAAGAACGCCTCGGCGAGGACTTCCAAGCCGCCCGTCCTCGCCATGCTCGGCACCTTGCTGCTGGTGATGCTCGGCTGGGTGTTGTTTCGAGCCGAAAGTGTCGGCTCGGCTTGGACCGTCTATCGAGGGTTGTTCGGCTTCAACGGCTTGGCCCTCAGCGACGACCTCGCTTGGCAAGTGCGCGGAAGCCAAGTGGCGGTGATGCTGCTCGCGCTCGCCTTCGTGTTCGTCTCGCCGTCGTGGTCCCGCTGGAGCGAAGCCTTGAACATCAAGAAGGCCGGGATGCGCTTCGCGTTGCGAAGCGCCGTCGCTTTCGTCGTGCTGCCCTTGTTCGCCTTGAGCGTGCTGAAGCTCAACGCTCAGTCGTACACGCCCTTTCTGTACTTCCAGTTTTGA
- a CDS encoding alginate O-acetyltransferase AlgF, which yields MWNARSRAQSSRQPTFTSPRHAAKRPWMPALLTLGLGLSLSLSPSSAQTDDGLYEAAPPPDSAFVRLINTAARDVTATLGSAAVSVPSGNPSPYRVVRQGNVVVASGAVRQTLRVAAGRFYSVVVGDGSPRLVEDPDVTNRGRALVVLYNFGEHERVDLRTADGKTTVLEDVKRGLTAQRLVNGVRVTFAVFAAGKAIETFREVELERGAAYSVVVTKTSATLTRNSTLRP from the coding sequence ATGTGGAATGCCCGATCACGCGCTCAGTCATCACGCCAACCGACCTTCACGTCTCCCCGGCACGCGGCGAAGCGGCCGTGGATGCCCGCACTGCTGACCTTGGGGCTCGGTCTGTCCTTGTCGCTCTCGCCCTCCTCGGCACAAACCGACGACGGCTTGTACGAAGCGGCCCCGCCTCCCGACAGCGCGTTCGTTCGGCTGATCAACACGGCCGCGCGCGACGTCACGGCCACCCTCGGTTCGGCCGCCGTCTCGGTGCCGTCCGGCAATCCCAGCCCTTACCGAGTCGTGCGACAAGGCAACGTCGTGGTCGCTTCAGGCGCGGTCCGGCAGACGTTACGCGTGGCCGCCGGACGGTTTTACTCGGTCGTGGTGGGTGACGGATCACCGCGTCTCGTGGAAGATCCCGACGTGACCAACCGCGGCCGCGCGCTGGTGGTGCTGTACAACTTCGGAGAGCACGAACGCGTCGACCTACGCACCGCCGATGGAAAGACCACCGTCTTGGAAGACGTCAAGCGGGGCCTGACGGCGCAGAGGCTCGTCAACGGCGTCCGCGTGACCTTCGCCGTGTTTGCCGCCGGAAAGGCCATCGAAACGTTCCGCGAAGTGGAACTCGAACGCGGCGCGGCCTATTCGGTCGTCGTGACGAAGACGTCGGCCACACTCACACGCAACAGTACGCTGCGGCCCTGA